The following coding sequences lie in one Caloramator mitchellensis genomic window:
- a CDS encoding phosphotransferase family protein: MIKLYSKENIIDIIESILKIKVVKIIPIGHHELNRHCVYIVYFEKLNPIVFKIFCVKNRINREIASLNLLKYTNVKSPKFFIHGILNDGNEWMIYDYIDGVSLDSILERLSQNELNTLFIQVGEELGKIHAVKKFDFYGNWDASGNSINNIKSYYEYFIRSVEMQICELILQEFDDKRFLLDVADKIRKNYSLIKAINESRLCHNDFDGRNILVLCQKDQCNVNGIVDFEQSFPGNKEMDIARLYFRYFLENLELEKSFFKGYNKWGIINIVVLIQFFLKD, from the coding sequence ATGATTAAATTGTATAGTAAAGAAAATATTATTGATATAATCGAATCCATTTTAAAAATTAAGGTTGTGAAAATCATTCCTATTGGACATCATGAATTAAATAGACATTGTGTTTACATAGTATATTTTGAAAAATTAAATCCAATTGTTTTTAAGATATTTTGTGTGAAAAACAGAATAAACAGAGAGATTGCATCTCTAAATCTTTTAAAATATACAAACGTCAAATCACCAAAGTTTTTTATACATGGCATATTAAATGATGGAAATGAGTGGATGATTTATGATTATATCGATGGGGTATCACTTGACAGCATTTTAGAAAGGCTGTCACAAAATGAATTAAACACATTGTTTATTCAAGTTGGTGAAGAACTTGGCAAAATTCATGCTGTGAAAAAATTTGATTTTTATGGAAATTGGGATGCATCAGGAAATAGCATTAACAATATTAAAAGCTATTATGAATATTTTATAAGAAGCGTCGAAATGCAGATTTGTGAATTGATTTTGCAGGAATTTGATGACAAAAGATTTTTACTTGATGTGGCTGATAAGATAAGAAAAAACTATAGTTTAATAAAAGCTATAAATGAGTCAAGATTATGCCATAATGACTTTGATGGAAGAAATATTCTTGTTTTATGTCAAAAAGACCAATGTAATGTTAATGGCATTGTCGATTTTGAACAAAGTTTCCCGGGAAATAAAGAAATGGATATTGCGCGGTTGTATTTTAGATATTTTTTGGAGAATTTAGAACTCGAAAAATCATTTTTTAAGGGGTATAATAAATGGGGTATAATAAATATAGTAGTATTGATACAGTTTTTTTTGAAAGACTAG